From Oceanococcus atlanticus, a single genomic window includes:
- a CDS encoding HlyD family secretion protein, translating to MTEQAFESPYLRFAGTQSRRGEDFRGAYITVISQRNGLPCRLDPDEYELALLFDGQRTAAERLSEARARFNNALTPLDLERFTHTLTDAGLLWAGSDEALPVPPQTDAESRRLGDLGEDAAHAHGLPPSTSPGSLAGPGMSGPVAGSPMRARDAAERVDWELNPRPWLWLGRLFAAPVYSTVLMGLLWLATASILGGLWADQLEASTDFQRLLIWQNLAYVGIPAALLSNFIAHICRAAVIHRESGEIPRFGLNFIFGVIPRFMTDTEGPAERLPKRSRGRVLAASLTGNLLLFTLFLLGWFLSRQSTTMLPAVLITAGIFGLGNALLRINPLARTDGYYLLAFKLGVADLREQAVLTLLGRSERWGNRKPPPLGPVLLYGVLSVAFLIAVISLVLIFPARWLEAHYGGVAVALMLAALALYAFTMRRQFGDRRGDIGNLPMRSRLSRQSQALGQHWKIFVVLMIAALWPYTYEPGGRFKVLPLERADVSSETAGTVTAIRAAEGDWVEAGHVIAELDDLQWRSQVRQAEANVARIEADLSKARNGATGEELELARQQVRTAKTRLEAAQIEAERAGNAHRRKAITSQERDRASANADVRVEELAEAQRQLELIESDTREEDIQALQAQLEAEQSALEYAREQLARTRIHAPISGQVVAPDLRFSIGRYLEPGERLATIENNRKLDAELHIPEFAASHARLGATATLKSWMRPDQPYAGTVKAIAPSAEAGENGRIVRVLIEVSNADSDLRVDMSGQAKIEAETGPAIIAFSRALMRFVRVELWSWLP from the coding sequence ATGACCGAACAGGCGTTCGAATCGCCCTACTTGCGTTTTGCTGGCACGCAATCCCGTCGTGGTGAAGATTTTCGCGGTGCCTACATCACCGTGATTTCACAACGCAATGGATTGCCCTGTCGTCTGGATCCTGATGAATACGAACTGGCCCTGCTGTTCGATGGCCAGCGCACCGCTGCCGAGCGCCTGAGCGAGGCGCGAGCCCGCTTTAACAACGCGCTGACCCCTCTGGACCTGGAGCGCTTTACCCACACCCTGACTGACGCCGGGCTGCTCTGGGCGGGTTCGGATGAAGCTTTGCCGGTGCCGCCGCAAACCGATGCCGAGTCGCGCCGTCTGGGTGATCTGGGCGAGGACGCCGCTCACGCGCATGGCTTGCCACCATCCACCTCGCCCGGTTCGCTGGCCGGCCCGGGCATGAGCGGGCCGGTGGCGGGCAGCCCGATGCGTGCCCGCGATGCGGCCGAGCGGGTTGACTGGGAACTCAACCCGCGCCCGTGGCTGTGGCTTGGCCGGCTGTTTGCGGCACCGGTGTACTCCACGGTGCTGATGGGCCTGCTATGGCTGGCCACGGCGTCGATACTGGGCGGCCTGTGGGCCGACCAGCTGGAAGCCTCGACCGATTTTCAGCGCTTGCTGATCTGGCAAAACCTGGCTTACGTCGGCATTCCCGCCGCCCTGCTCAGCAACTTCATTGCGCACATTTGCCGCGCCGCGGTGATTCACCGTGAATCCGGCGAAATCCCGCGCTTCGGTCTGAATTTCATTTTTGGCGTGATTCCGCGCTTCATGACCGACACCGAAGGCCCGGCCGAGCGTTTGCCCAAACGCAGCCGCGGCCGGGTGCTGGCGGCCTCGCTGACCGGCAACCTACTGCTTTTCACCCTGTTCCTGCTGGGCTGGTTCCTGTCCCGACAGAGCACCACCATGCTGCCCGCCGTGCTCATCACCGCGGGCATATTCGGCCTCGGCAATGCGCTGCTGCGGATCAACCCCCTGGCCAGAACCGATGGCTACTACCTGCTCGCCTTCAAGCTCGGGGTGGCCGATCTTCGTGAGCAGGCCGTGCTCACCCTGCTCGGGCGCAGCGAGCGCTGGGGCAATCGCAAACCACCTCCACTGGGTCCGGTGCTGCTTTACGGCGTACTTTCGGTGGCCTTCCTGATTGCAGTGATCAGCCTGGTCCTGATCTTTCCCGCCCGCTGGTTGGAAGCGCACTACGGTGGTGTGGCGGTCGCCCTGATGCTGGCTGCGCTGGCGCTCTACGCCTTCACCATGCGCCGCCAATTCGGCGATCGTCGTGGTGACATCGGCAACCTGCCGATGCGCAGCCGCCTCAGCCGCCAAAGCCAGGCCCTAGGTCAGCACTGGAAAATCTTCGTCGTGCTAATGATTGCCGCGCTGTGGCCTTACACCTATGAACCCGGAGGGCGCTTCAAAGTCCTGCCGCTGGAGCGCGCCGATGTGTCCAGCGAAACCGCTGGCACGGTCACGGCCATCCGCGCAGCCGAGGGCGACTGGGTTGAAGCCGGCCATGTCATTGCCGAACTGGATGATCTGCAATGGCGCAGCCAGGTACGCCAGGCCGAAGCCAATGTGGCCCGCATCGAGGCCGATCTGAGCAAGGCTCGCAACGGTGCTACCGGTGAAGAACTGGAACTGGCACGGCAACAGGTGCGGACCGCCAAAACCCGTCTTGAAGCGGCCCAGATTGAAGCCGAACGTGCAGGCAACGCGCACCGTCGCAAAGCCATCACCAGCCAGGAACGCGACCGCGCCAGCGCCAACGCCGATGTGCGCGTCGAAGAGCTGGCCGAAGCCCAGCGGCAGCTGGAGCTGATCGAAAGCGACACCCGCGAGGAAGACATACAGGCCCTGCAGGCTCAGCTTGAAGCCGAGCAGTCGGCCCTGGAATACGCCCGCGAGCAGCTCGCCCGCACCCGCATCCACGCACCCATCAGCGGCCAGGTGGTTGCCCCGGACCTGCGCTTTTCAATCGGTCGCTATCTGGAGCCGGGCGAACGCCTGGCCACCATCGAAAACAACCGCAAACTCGACGCCGAGCTGCACATACCGGAGTTTGCCGCCAGCCACGCCCGTCTAGGCGCCACGGCCACGCTCAAGTCCTGGATGCGTCCGGATCAGCCATATGCGGGCACGGTCAAAGCCATTGCCCCGTCGGCCGAGGCCGGTGAGAACGGGCGCATCGTGCGGGTCCTGATCGAGGTCAGCAACGCCGACAGCGACCTGCGCGTGGACATGAGCGGCCAGGCCAAGATCGAGGCCGAAACCGGCCCGGCCATCATCGCCTTCTCGCGCGCCCTGATGCGCTTTGTGCGGGTGGAGTTGTGGTCGTGGCTGCCGTAG
- a CDS encoding type I polyketide synthase: MQDSSTFETLILSPADAAHPGLAVAAARAGGVGLLDLEFARDAAALRRNFAQLHAATLRQASTPGIGLRLSAADLGCVRELIATVAERPLTLMLHGDVTRMASLARTLRQDAPQHRLLAEITHPAMAEGLVDVVDALVAKGHESGGWVGEDTSYILAQKLIGKTSLPLLLRGGVGRHSAAATALMGAAGVVLDDQVLLLAESPLSDAHQRNVARLNGAETQLFGEQIEMPCRIFGARGSAELERIKQASRQVEAGQLSQADWREALNKAMGWGADQLLPIGQGVGVAAMYRDQYRSVGRLVQALRAQLEASRNLLAQHNPLAENSPLAASHGTRFPIAQGPMTRVSDSPAFADAVASGGALPFLALALMRGEQVDTLLAETAQVLGDKPWGVGILGFVPQALREEQCAAVFRHKPDYALIAGGRPDQAAEFESRGIPAYLHAPAPALLKLYLEQGARRFVFEGRECGGHIGPIASFPLWEQMIEVLLAEVSETQAADVHLFFAGGINDARSSAMIAALTAPLVERGMKVGVLMGTAYLFTREIVETGAIVPGFQHEALACTATCSLETGPGHSTRCANTEFSREFFRQRRALLQSDKSADDIRDELEDLNMGRLRVASKGRDRDASGQIVELDEAAQKLRGMYMIGQVATLHDKVLGVEELHLDVSQGAGDLLTQLATRDTAEQGGASPSDIAIVGIGMILPQIDSADDFWGKVLRLESTITEVPKDRWDEALYFDPDKNARDKVYSRWGGFLDEVVFDPTSFGIAPSSMKSIDPMQLLSLECTARALRDAGMGPGQGDFDREHTSIILGAGGGIGDLGMQLGLRSELPRFVEDPEDAVWDRLPEWTNESFAGVLLNVTAGRIANRLDFGGVNFTVDAACGSSLAAITLATQELESGRSNVAIAGGVDTVQGPFGYLCFSKTQALSPQGKARAFDRDADGIVISEGVCVTVMKRLADAERDGDRIYAVIKAASGSSDGRALGMTAPLPKGQQRALNRAYRKAGFSPASLGLVEAHGTGTAVGDKAEAETVTSTLIEAGADVRSVALGSVKTLVGHTKCAAGVTGLVKTALSLHHRVLPGHAGVENPIDVIADEAAPTYLLKQPRPWLREPNRPRRAAVSAFGFGGTNFHAVLEEYRTGWGQDAPVGAQHWPVELCVFRAADRTALEAQLNVVSEALDQALRTDIGLTPIAAALAQAAARERGAAQLCFTAADLTQLRARLSNALSHLRDGQALSAGSHLTLQRPQQAPKLGVLFPGQGAQYVGMLRGAALYLPQLREAWEQADTVLAPELGQPVSAIAWPAAAFDPATAAAQRERLTDTRHAQPALGAAELGLWRWMQNLGLSADAVGGHSYGEYSALMAAGVLSDEDFLRLSAARGRVMAEAARTAPAGTMAAVLSERSQVEALINDIADVAVANHNAPRQTVITGSVEGIEAALAACAAAEVSARKLPVGGAFHSPLMRSAQDGLSQAIDAAQFHPAQCAVYSNMSGARYPDDMAGHLKQHLLSSVEFVRQIETMQAEGIELFLELGPKTILAGMLREIVPQVECLSVDREDGELAPLLDTLAQLSVRGFDLDLPALFAGRSAHHLELRQLKTQLARPALPRTAWMVAGGYARPLASEVRSNGVLEALSQADKDAAIAQRRSQPRAAEPAAPAPAAAMAPAMPSVAPSGALNGDALVAYQDTMRQFLKLQEAVMAQALGVAPTTDVPEQTVSLPMPAAVPAAVAPVAPHQVVAEPAAAAPLPAEPAPVARVDVAAVVLEIVAERTGYPQDMLDPAADMEADLGIDSIKRVEVVGAVQKALPEAVASAMQADLETYTRAKTLDSLIAAVNALVGEQPVASAPVAAPAVAPAPSVDVAATLLSIVAERTGYPEDMLDAQADLEADLGIDSIKRVEIVGALQKALPEAVASAMQADLETYTRAKTLDSLIAAVNALVGEQPVASAPVAAPAVAPAPSVDVAATLLSIVAERTGYPEDMLDAQADLEADLGIDSIKRVEIVGALQKALPEAVASAMQADLETYTRAKTLDSLIAAVNALVGEQPVASAPVAAPAAAPAPSVDVAATLLSIVAERTGYPEDMLDAQADLEADLGIDSIKRVEIVGALQKALPEAVANAMQADLETYTRAKSLQVLIAAVEALTAQSEASSVPAVPAAQTAQAAPVAEPTESAIHVPRYVIRPRQAALPSERTQPSGLVIVVDGPDSIREPLVERIAATGATPVELLIDEPRALKNELELAIKTHGPVRAVMHLGGLSQHPEDSFAQWRKTGANTVGKLFTLLKALGDERDHLHLIAATRLGGTLGREAEGVGSALAGGAAGMINCYRQEYPEAIARLVDFDGQTDEVIAEHLFDELCSTDPHREIGYLGDTRYTVSTQEHALHDHAFAAHLEPQDGWVVLATGGARGITAEILLRMAKPGLRYVLIGRTALPDPNDLHLEHATALHLKGALIADARVNGNMPKPAELDQRVAQIMAGREVLDNLQRMRDAGVEVDYVPCDVRDVASFGAAIEDVYTRCGRIDGVIHGAGVIEDKLIADKTAVSFDRVFGTKTDSAWILANTLKPETLKWVAFFTSVAGRYGNRGQADYAAANEALNRYAWQLSRRWKDTRVMAINWGPWDAGMASDAVKAKFREQGILPIPVDAGARYFLDELAFGPKSEVELVVGEGPWAVYDGEQDAEEAGSDLPLIRAGLHIGAGGTLVLDHHFSVESDPYLLDHSMDGKPVLPAAGAAEWMAQVAAAGWPGWQVAEVRDLKVLAGVVLDPARGRKVAFKARASTHSQPGEQMLAIDIVDPERNQALYKAKVRLVERLPDAPQLDASSVSGDALDASQAYRDYLFHGGDFQLIDQIQVVGRDGVDAQARRSRPAAWLRQDGVATDAHWVFDPGLLDCGPQLAIVWSRRFLDKTALPSAFGSVCRYGRDPLPERLGLYLRIRGEASESSLNYDVLLADDEGRVRLEMREIEGTASAALNRLASADA, from the coding sequence ATGCAAGACTCAAGCACATTTGAAACTCTGATCCTTTCCCCGGCCGATGCCGCGCATCCAGGGCTGGCCGTAGCGGCCGCACGCGCGGGAGGCGTGGGGCTGCTCGATTTGGAGTTCGCACGCGATGCGGCCGCTTTGCGGCGCAACTTTGCCCAGCTGCATGCGGCCACGTTACGGCAGGCGAGTACACCGGGAATCGGTTTGCGCCTGTCCGCCGCGGATCTGGGCTGCGTGCGCGAGTTGATCGCGACCGTTGCCGAACGACCGCTGACGCTGATGCTGCACGGCGATGTCACGCGCATGGCTTCACTCGCCCGAACCCTGCGCCAGGATGCGCCGCAGCACCGGCTGCTGGCAGAGATCACCCATCCGGCCATGGCCGAGGGTCTTGTTGATGTGGTCGACGCTCTGGTCGCCAAAGGTCACGAGTCGGGCGGCTGGGTTGGTGAGGACACCAGCTACATCCTGGCCCAGAAGCTGATCGGGAAAACCAGCTTGCCGCTGTTGCTGCGCGGTGGGGTTGGTCGTCACAGTGCGGCGGCGACGGCCCTGATGGGCGCGGCCGGTGTGGTGCTCGATGATCAGGTGTTGTTGCTGGCCGAGAGTCCCTTGAGTGATGCGCACCAGCGCAATGTGGCGCGTCTCAACGGGGCCGAGACACAGCTGTTCGGCGAACAGATCGAGATGCCCTGCCGCATTTTCGGTGCGCGTGGCTCGGCCGAACTTGAGCGCATCAAGCAGGCCAGTCGCCAGGTCGAGGCTGGTCAGCTGAGCCAGGCCGACTGGCGTGAGGCGCTGAACAAGGCCATGGGCTGGGGCGCCGATCAGTTGCTGCCGATCGGTCAGGGTGTCGGTGTGGCCGCGATGTACCGTGATCAGTACCGCAGCGTCGGGCGACTGGTCCAGGCCCTGCGCGCTCAGCTTGAGGCCAGTCGCAATCTGCTGGCGCAGCACAATCCGCTGGCCGAGAACAGTCCGCTGGCCGCCTCGCATGGGACTCGGTTCCCGATCGCTCAGGGGCCGATGACGCGTGTCTCTGATTCACCGGCCTTCGCCGATGCGGTGGCTTCTGGTGGTGCCCTGCCATTTCTGGCCCTGGCCCTGATGCGCGGTGAGCAGGTCGATACCCTGCTGGCCGAAACCGCTCAGGTGCTGGGTGATAAACCCTGGGGCGTGGGCATCCTCGGCTTTGTGCCGCAGGCTTTGCGTGAAGAGCAGTGCGCCGCCGTGTTCCGGCACAAACCCGACTACGCCCTGATCGCGGGTGGCCGCCCGGACCAGGCGGCGGAGTTCGAATCACGCGGAATTCCGGCCTACCTGCACGCGCCCGCGCCGGCGCTGCTCAAGCTGTATCTGGAACAGGGCGCACGGCGATTCGTGTTCGAAGGGCGCGAATGCGGTGGGCACATCGGTCCGATTGCCAGCTTCCCGTTGTGGGAGCAAATGATTGAAGTGCTGCTGGCCGAGGTCAGTGAGACGCAGGCTGCAGATGTCCATCTGTTCTTCGCCGGGGGCATCAACGATGCGCGCTCCTCCGCCATGATCGCGGCACTGACCGCACCGCTGGTTGAGCGCGGCATGAAGGTCGGCGTGCTGATGGGCACGGCCTATCTGTTCACCCGCGAGATCGTGGAAACCGGCGCCATCGTGCCGGGCTTTCAGCACGAAGCGCTGGCCTGCACGGCCACTTGCAGCCTGGAAACCGGCCCGGGCCATTCCACCCGCTGTGCCAACACCGAGTTCTCCCGCGAGTTTTTCCGTCAGCGGCGTGCGCTGCTGCAGTCCGACAAATCGGCTGACGATATCCGCGACGAGCTGGAAGACCTGAATATGGGGCGCTTGCGCGTCGCCTCCAAAGGGCGTGATCGCGACGCCAGCGGCCAGATCGTGGAGCTTGATGAAGCGGCGCAGAAATTGCGCGGCATGTACATGATCGGACAGGTTGCAACCCTGCACGACAAGGTGCTTGGGGTGGAGGAGTTGCATCTCGATGTCAGTCAGGGGGCGGGCGATCTGCTGACCCAGTTGGCCACCCGTGACACCGCCGAGCAGGGCGGTGCCAGCCCAAGTGATATCGCGATTGTCGGCATCGGCATGATCCTGCCGCAGATCGACAGCGCGGACGATTTCTGGGGCAAGGTACTGCGTCTGGAAAGCACGATTACCGAAGTGCCCAAGGATCGCTGGGATGAAGCCCTGTATTTCGATCCGGACAAGAACGCGCGCGACAAGGTGTACTCGCGCTGGGGCGGCTTCCTCGACGAAGTCGTGTTCGACCCGACCAGCTTCGGCATCGCCCCCAGCTCGATGAAATCCATCGATCCGATGCAGCTGCTGTCGCTGGAATGCACGGCGCGGGCGCTGCGTGATGCCGGCATGGGGCCGGGGCAGGGCGACTTTGACCGTGAGCACACCTCGATCATTCTAGGGGCGGGCGGCGGCATCGGCGATCTGGGCATGCAGCTGGGACTGCGTTCGGAGCTGCCGCGCTTTGTCGAAGATCCGGAAGATGCGGTGTGGGATCGCCTGCCGGAGTGGACCAATGAATCTTTCGCCGGCGTACTGCTCAATGTCACCGCCGGGCGCATTGCCAACCGGCTTGATTTCGGGGGGGTCAACTTCACCGTGGATGCGGCCTGCGGGTCGTCGCTGGCTGCGATCACCCTGGCCACTCAGGAACTGGAATCCGGACGCTCCAATGTGGCCATTGCCGGCGGCGTGGATACGGTGCAAGGGCCGTTCGGCTATCTGTGTTTCTCCAAGACCCAGGCCTTGTCACCGCAGGGCAAGGCGCGTGCTTTTGACCGCGATGCCGACGGCATCGTCATCTCCGAAGGTGTGTGCGTCACCGTGATGAAGCGCCTGGCCGATGCCGAGCGCGACGGCGACCGCATTTATGCGGTGATCAAAGCCGCTTCGGGTTCATCGGATGGTCGTGCCCTGGGTATGACCGCGCCTTTGCCCAAGGGGCAGCAACGCGCGCTCAACCGGGCCTACCGCAAGGCGGGTTTCTCGCCCGCCTCGCTGGGGCTGGTGGAAGCGCATGGCACCGGCACGGCGGTGGGTGACAAGGCCGAGGCCGAAACCGTGACCAGCACGCTGATTGAAGCGGGCGCGGATGTGCGCAGCGTGGCCCTGGGTTCGGTCAAGACCCTGGTAGGCCACACCAAGTGCGCGGCCGGTGTGACCGGGCTGGTCAAGACCGCACTGTCGCTGCATCACCGGGTTCTGCCGGGCCATGCCGGGGTCGAAAATCCGATCGATGTGATCGCCGACGAGGCTGCGCCGACCTATCTGCTCAAGCAGCCGCGGCCATGGCTGCGTGAGCCCAATCGTCCGCGCCGGGCTGCGGTGTCGGCCTTCGGTTTCGGCGGCACCAATTTCCATGCGGTGCTCGAGGAGTACCGCACCGGCTGGGGCCAGGATGCACCGGTCGGCGCCCAGCACTGGCCGGTTGAATTGTGTGTGTTCCGCGCTGCGGATCGCACTGCCCTTGAGGCCCAGCTGAACGTGGTCAGCGAAGCGCTGGATCAAGCTTTGCGCACGGATATCGGTCTCACACCGATTGCCGCCGCGCTGGCCCAGGCTGCGGCGCGTGAGCGTGGTGCGGCGCAGCTGTGTTTCACCGCAGCGGACCTGACCCAACTGCGCGCACGCCTGAGCAATGCCTTGAGCCATCTGCGTGATGGGCAGGCGCTGAGTGCAGGCAGCCATCTGACATTGCAACGGCCACAGCAGGCACCCAAGCTGGGTGTGCTGTTCCCCGGACAGGGGGCGCAGTATGTCGGCATGCTGCGTGGCGCCGCGCTGTACCTGCCGCAGTTACGTGAGGCCTGGGAACAGGCGGATACGGTGCTGGCCCCTGAACTGGGTCAGCCGGTGTCGGCCATTGCCTGGCCGGCAGCCGCGTTTGATCCAGCCACCGCAGCGGCCCAGCGCGAGCGCCTGACTGACACCCGGCATGCCCAGCCGGCGCTGGGTGCTGCCGAGCTGGGGCTGTGGCGCTGGATGCAGAATCTGGGCTTGAGTGCCGATGCCGTTGGCGGGCATTCCTACGGCGAATACAGCGCACTGATGGCCGCCGGCGTGCTGTCTGACGAAGATTTTCTGCGCCTGTCGGCGGCCCGAGGGCGGGTCATGGCCGAAGCGGCGCGGACCGCGCCCGCGGGCACCATGGCCGCTGTGCTGAGTGAGCGCAGCCAGGTTGAAGCCCTGATCAACGACATCGCGGATGTCGCGGTGGCCAACCACAACGCCCCGCGCCAGACCGTCATCACGGGCAGCGTGGAGGGAATTGAGGCCGCTCTGGCCGCCTGCGCCGCCGCAGAGGTCTCGGCGCGCAAGTTGCCGGTGGGCGGAGCCTTCCATTCGCCGCTGATGCGCAGCGCGCAGGACGGCTTGTCGCAGGCAATCGATGCCGCCCAGTTCCATCCGGCCCAGTGCGCCGTGTATTCCAACATGAGTGGAGCGCGCTATCCCGACGACATGGCCGGCCACCTCAAGCAGCATCTGCTCAGTTCGGTGGAATTCGTACGGCAGATCGAGACCATGCAGGCCGAAGGCATTGAGCTGTTCCTTGAGCTTGGTCCCAAGACCATCCTGGCCGGCATGCTGCGCGAGATCGTGCCGCAGGTGGAGTGCCTGTCGGTGGATCGCGAGGACGGCGAGCTGGCACCGTTGCTCGACACCCTGGCGCAACTCAGCGTGCGTGGTTTCGATCTGGATTTGCCGGCGCTGTTCGCCGGGCGCAGCGCGCATCATCTCGAGCTGCGTCAGCTCAAAACCCAGCTGGCGCGTCCGGCTTTGCCGCGTACCGCCTGGATGGTCGCGGGTGGTTATGCTCGACCGCTGGCCAGCGAGGTGCGCAGCAATGGCGTGCTTGAAGCGCTGAGTCAGGCCGACAAGGACGCGGCGATCGCCCAGCGTCGCAGTCAGCCGCGCGCTGCGGAACCAGCAGCGCCAGCGCCTGCGGCGGCAATGGCTCCGGCCATGCCGTCCGTCGCCCCGTCCGGTGCTCTGAACGGTGATGCGCTGGTGGCTTATCAGGACACCATGCGGCAGTTCCTCAAGCTGCAGGAAGCGGTCATGGCGCAGGCACTTGGGGTGGCGCCGACGACGGACGTGCCGGAACAGACTGTCAGCCTGCCCATGCCGGCTGCGGTGCCCGCAGCGGTCGCACCGGTCGCGCCGCATCAGGTGGTCGCGGAACCCGCGGCGGCCGCGCCGTTGCCTGCTGAGCCCGCACCGGTTGCGCGCGTGGACGTGGCCGCGGTGGTGCTGGAGATCGTGGCCGAGCGCACCGGCTATCCGCAGGACATGCTTGATCCCGCCGCCGACATGGAAGCCGACCTGGGGATCGATTCGATCAAGCGGGTGGAAGTTGTCGGCGCGGTGCAAAAAGCCCTGCCCGAGGCCGTGGCCAGCGCCATGCAGGCGGATCTGGAAACCTACACCCGGGCCAAGACGCTGGACAGCCTGATCGCGGCGGTCAACGCCCTGGTCGGCGAGCAGCCGGTGGCCAGTGCGCCGGTGGCGGCGCCAGCAGTCGCGCCCGCGCCCAGCGTGGATGTGGCGGCGACGTTGCTGAGCATCGTGGCCGAGCGCACCGGTTATCCCGAAGACATGCTGGATGCGCAGGCCGATCTGGAAGCGGACCTGGGCATTGATTCGATCAAGCGGGTGGAGATTGTCGGGGCTTTGCAAAAAGCCCTGCCGGAGGCGGTGGCCAGCGCCATGCAGGCGGATCTGGAAACCTACACCCGGGCCAAGACGCTGGACAGTCTGATCGCGGCGGTCAACGCCCTGGTCGGCGAGCAGCCGGTGGCCAGTGCGCCGGTGGCGGCGCCAGCAGTCGCGCCCGCGCCCAGCGTGGATGTGGCGGCGACGTTGCTGAGCATCGTCGCCGAGCGCACCGGTTATCCCGAAGACATGCTGGATGCGCAGGCCGATCTGGAAGCGGATCTGGGCATTGATTCGATCAAGCGGGTGGAGATAGTCGGGGCTCTGCAAAAAGCCCTGCCCGAGGCCGTGGCCAGTGCCATGCAAGCGGATCTGGAGACCTACACCCGGGCCAAGACGCTGGACAGCCTGATCGCGGCGGTCAACGCCCTGGTTGGTGAGCAGCCGGTGGCAAGTGCGCCGGTGGCGGCGCCAGCAGCTGCGCCCGCGCCCAGCGTGGATGTGGCGGCAACGTTGCTGAGCATCGTCGCCGAGCGTACCGGTTATCCCGAAGACATGCTGGATGCGCAGGCCGATCTGGAAGCGGACCTGGGCATTGATTCGATCAAGCGGGTGGAGATTGTCGGGGCTTTGCAGAAAGCCCTGCCCGAGGCGGTGGCCAACGCCATGCAGGCGGATCTGGAAACCTACACCCGGGCCAAGTCCCTGCAGGTTCTGATCGCGGCGGTGGAGGCGCTGACGGCGCAATCCGAAGCATCTTCGGTGCCTGCTGTACCTGCCGCGCAAACAGCTCAGGCAGCGCCAGTTGCGGAGCCGACGGAAAGCGCGATCCATGTGCCGCGTTACGTGATCCGTCCGCGCCAGGCGGCGCTGCCCAGCGAGCGGACTCAGCCCAGCGGTCTGGTGATCGTGGTCGACGGCCCCGACAGCATCCGTGAGCCTCTGGTGGAGCGCATCGCAGCAACCGGGGCCACCCCGGTGGAACTGCTGATCGATGAGCCGCGCGCGCTCAAGAACGAGCTGGAACTGGCCATCAAGACACATGGACCGGTGCGTGCGGTGATGCATCTGGGCGGCTTGTCCCAGCACCCCGAGGACAGCTTTGCGCAGTGGCGCAAGACCGGCGCCAACACCGTGGGCAAATTGTTCACCTTGCTCAAGGCCCTGGGTGATGAGCGTGATCACCTGCATCTGATCGCGGCGACCCGGCTGGGTGGCACGCTGGGGCGCGAAGCCGAGGGTGTCGGTTCGGCGCTGGCCGGTGGTGCCGCCGGGATGATCAATTGCTACCGCCAGGAATACCCTGAAGCGATTGCGCGGCTGGTGGATTTTGACGGCCAGACCGATGAGGTCATCGCCGAACACCTGTTCGACGAGCTATGCAGCACCGACCCGCATCGCGAAATCGGCTATCTGGGCGATACCCGCTACACCGTATCGACGCAGGAGCATGCCCTGCATGATCACGCTTTCGCGGCACATCTGGAGCCGCAGGACGGCTGGGTCGTGCTCGCCACCGGCGGGGCCCGTGGCATCACCGCGGAGATCTTGCTGCGCATGGCCAAGCCGGGTTTGCGTTATGTGCTGATCGGGCGCACGGCCTTGCCGGATCCCAATGATCTGCATCTGGAACATGCCACCGCCCTGCATCTCAAGGGCGCGCTGATCGCTGATGCGCGGGTCAACGGCAACATGCCCAAGCCAGCCGAGCTTGATCAGCGGGTGGCGCAGATCATGGCCGGTCGCGAGGTGCTGGATAACCTGCAACGCATGCGCGATGCCGGTGTCGAGGTCGATTATGTGCCCTGTGATGTGCGCGACGTGGCCTCGTTCGGCGCGGCGATTGAAGATGTCTACACCCGCTGCGGTCGCATTGACGGGGTGATTCATGGCGCTGGCGTGATCGAGGACAAACTGATCGCCGACAAGACCGCGGTGTCGTTCGACCGGGTGTTTGGCACCAAGACCGATTCGGCCTGGATTCTGGCCAACACGCTCAAGCCGGAAACGCTCAAGTGGGTGGCCTTTTTCACCTCGGTGGCGGGCCGTTACGGCAACCGCGGGCAGGCTGATTATGCTGCGGCCAATGAGGCGCTCAACCGCTATGCCTGGCAGTTGTCACGGCGCTGGAAGGACACCCGCGTGATGGCCATCAACTGGGGCCCATGGGACGCGGGTATGGCCAGCGATGCGGTCAAGGCCAAGTTCCGTGAGCAGGGCATCCTGCCCATACCGGTGGACGCCGGTGCACGTTACTTCCTCGATGAACTGGCCTTCGGGCCCAAGTCCGAGGTCGAACTGGTCGTGGGTGAAGGCCCGTGGGCGGTGTATGACGGCGAGCAGGATGCTGAAGAGGCCGGCAGCGATTTGCCGCTGATCCGGGCCGGTCTGCACATCGGTGCCGGCGGCACCCTGGTGCTGGATCATCATTTCAGTGTCGAGAGTGATCCCTATCTCCTTGATCACAGCATGGACGGCAAGCCGGTGCTCCCCGCCGCTGGCGCAGCGGAATGGATGGCCCAGGTGGCGGCGGCCGGTTGGCCCGGCTGGCAGGTTGCTGAAGTGCGTGATCTCAAGGTTCTGGCCGGTGTGGTGCTGGATCCGGCACGCGGCCGCAAGGTCGCATTCAAGGCCCGTGCCTCGACCCATTCACAGCCGGGTGAGCAGATGCTGGCGATTGACATCGTCGACCCCGAGCGCAACCAGGCGCTGTACAAAGCCAAGGTGCGTCTGGTCGAACGTTTGCCTGATGCGCCGCAGCTGGACGCATCCTCGGTCAGTGGTGACGCCCTGGATGCAAGCCAGGCCTATCGCGACTATCTGTTCCATGGCGGCGATTTCCAGCTGATCGATCAGATTCAGGTGGTCGGGCGTGACGGGGTCGATGCGCAGGCCCGGCGCAGCCGCCCGGCGGCCTGGCTGCGTCAGGACGGTGTGGCGACAGATGCACACTGGGTGTTCGATCCGGGCCTGCTTGACTGTGGTCCACAGCTGGCCATCGTGTGGTCACGCCGCTTCCTCGACAAGACCGCTCTGCCATCGGCATTCGGCTCGGTTTGCCGCTACGGCCGTGATCCGCTGCCTGAGCGTCTTGGCCTGTACCTGCGGATTCGCGGTGAGGCCAGCGAAAGCAGCTTGAACTATGACGTGCTGCTGGCAGATGACGAGGGCCGTGTGCGCCTGGAAATGCGCGAGATTGAGGGTACGGCCTCGGCCGCGCTCAATCGCCTGGCCTCGGCCGACGCCTAG